Proteins co-encoded in one Rhopalosiphum maidis isolate BTI-1 chromosome 2, ASM367621v3, whole genome shotgun sequence genomic window:
- the LOC113552434 gene encoding uncharacterized protein LOC113552434 produces the protein MEIKNKGRPTPDLNIKQITKSFELALRGHDEKSNSENPGVFRGLINFSSELDSVLKCHIENSSVFKGLSKSIQNDLLECCLAVCQQRIKNEIKQAEYISVMADETTDVSAQFQLSIIFRYLLSDGTPVERFWGFFNPTGHDAKSLSECIIFNLEKVLESPDIPQRVTVLDKIVKHRVPRSSNTRWNFKSRIVNTVYENLESLIECMKEIESTFNQTIAINQAGALHRMLIDDRFIFWLRVFHSLMPHVDILYNQLQKPTMDPVELSKAIFRFEENILKERQNIDNIFETSQNHPTKKRKHDDTIETRKIAAKEVCDIFIVNVKERFDYKNHLNASHLFLSTKFLMYENNFPGDHFNKTIEAYPFLDVTKLKTELQLFYKRTDFPEAERSFSTLKRIKTFLRNSMTEDRLTALAMLSIEKRMINNIPNFNEEVINRFAEKKERRIDLTYKYVPEI, from the exons atggaaataaaaaataaaggtagGCCTACtccagatttaaatattaaacaaattactaaat CATTTGAGCTTGCACTCCGAGGTCACgatgaaaaatcaaattcagaGAATCCCGGCGTATTTCGAGGTCTTATAAACTTTAGTTCAGAGTTAGATTCGGTACTAAAATGTCATATTGAGAACTCTTCGGTATTTAAAGGTTTATCCAAATCAATCCAAAATGATTTACTAGAATGTTGTTTAGCTGTATGTCaacaaagaattaaaaatgaaataaaacaagcAGAATATATTTCTGTAATGGCTGACGAAACAACTGACGTATCTGCTCAGTTTcaattgtcaataatatttagatatttactaTCGGATGGAACACCAGTAGAAAGATTTTGGGGATTTTTCAATCCTACTGGACACGATGCGAAATCGTTGtctgaatgtataatatttaatttggaaaaaGTCCTAGAGTCACCAGATAT TCCGCAGCGGGTTAcggttttagataaaattgttaaacacAGAGTTCCTCGATCATCTAATACTAGATGGAATTTTAAAAGTCGAATAGTAAATACTGTGTATGAGAATCTTGAGTCGTTAATTGAATGTATGAAAGAAATTGAATCAACATTCAATCAAACCATAGCAATTAATCAAGCTGGAGCTTTGCATCGGATGTTAATTGacgatagatttatattttggttaaGAGTGTTTCATTCTTTAATGCCtcatgttgatattttatataatcaactACAAAAACCAACTATGGATCCTGTAGAACTTTCAAAGGCAATTTTTCGGTtcgaagaaaatatattaaaagaaagaCAGAATATTGATAACATCTTTGAAACTTCTCAAAATCATCCAACGAAAAAACGAAAACATGATGATACTATTGAAACAAGAAAAATCGCTGCAAAAGAAGTAtgtgacatttttattgtcaacGTTAAAGAAcggtttgattataaaaaccacTTAAATGCTTCGCACCTATTTTTATCTACCAAATTTCTTATGTACGAAAATAACTTCCCAGGTgaccattttaataaaacaattgaagCATATCCTTTTTTGGATGTTACTAAACTTAAAACTGAACTACAACTGTTCTACAAAAGAACCGATTTCC CTGAAGCCGAAAGGTCGTTTTCTACATTGAAacgtattaaaacatttttgagaaattCAATGACAGAAGATCGACTTACAGCACTAGCTATGTTATCGATCGAAAAACGGATGATCAACAACATTCCAAACTTCAACGAAGAAGTAATAAACAGATTTGCAGAAAAAAAAGAGAGGAGAATcgatttaacatataaatatgtacctgaaatataa